A window of the Sabethes cyaneus chromosome 1, idSabCyanKW18_F2, whole genome shotgun sequence genome harbors these coding sequences:
- the LOC128732748 gene encoding uncharacterized protein LOC128732748, with the protein MVSFKLVCSLLCVLVAVESATAAEDGTVRALRKVYNLCQDSDELLKCIKIQGLKLTDRAMKMSNIKLIDGMSIVKSVHGENQQRALNEPTLNELELNKLSSAKIDELLYQRAARFMDSHQLSLNVPRMLASGQQETGRLVEEGRKKMKKYLGPFLAAMAIKGGILTMVYHSIAIVAGKALIIGKIALVISAIIGLKKLVTPEGHEKTTYEIVKHPHVQQSHTYSSNHGEFDNHETGQFHRSFGNSVSNDMQMQDRAYRAHVPKN; encoded by the coding sequence ATGGTATCTTTCAAGTTAGTGTGTAGTTTGTTATGTGTGCTGGTCGCCGTTGAATCTGCCACAGCCGCCGAAGATGGAACCGTGCGTGCTCTGCGTAAAGTGTACAACCTCTGCCAAGATAGTGACGAACTGCTGAAGTGTATTAAAATCCAAGGACTGAAGTTGACCGATCGGGCAATGAAAATGTCAAACATTAAGCTGATTGATGGAATGTCGATTGTAAAAAGTGTGCATGGAGAGAACCAGCAGCGTGCCCTGAACGAACCCACGCTTAACGAACTCGAACTAAACAAATTGTCCTCGGCCAAGATCGACGAGCTGCTGTACCAACGCGCTGCTCGGTTCATGGATAGTCATCAGCTTTCATTGAACGTTCCTCGAATGCTCGCCTCGGGACAGCAGGAAACCGGACGTCTAGTCGAGGAAGGACGGAAGAAAATGAAGAAGTACCTCGGACCATTCCTCGCTGCAATGGCTATCAAGGGAGGTATCCTAACCATGGTTTACCACTCCATCGCTATCGTTGCCGGTAAGGCTTTGATCATCGGTAAGATCGCTCTGGTCATCTCCGCCATCATTGGTCTTAAGAAACTGGTTACTCCGGAGGGACACGAAAAGACCACATACGAAATCGTGAAACACCCGCATGTCCAGCAGAGCCATACCTACTCGTCAAACCATGGTGAATTCGATAATCACGAGACGGGACAATTCCACCGTAGCTTCGGAAACTCAGTCAGCAACGATATGCAAATGCAGGACCGCGCATACCGAGCCCATGTTCCCAAAAACTAA